From Rhodovastum atsumiense, a single genomic window includes:
- the ppsR gene encoding transcriptional regulator PpsR, which yields MTSAVASHPDIQLTLDRDGVIRQATFSSAISSEASTPWIGRPWADTVGGIGADTVRRMVADALSSGVSAFSQVTQRFPSGLELPIEYTAVRLGEASGLMVIGKSLQAVAELQSRLIATQHAREQDYWKLREIETRSRLLFDASSEAVILVRASNLRVIEANPAALRELGVAPGWEILHEIAPKDYDAFQALLLRVRQHGRAPAMLVHFGARQEAWLVRVSLMAAEPGHVFLVQLAPAGIAPGTGRADPAPLDDLIDHLPEGFVVVDPEGVILRANRAFLDLAQVAAEGAVLGQPLEHWVNRPGATTAVLLATLQRHGVARLFATTVHGELGGSVDIEITAAGDSDRTSRCFALLLHDVSRRHAPPEDDDRVHSALKQIADQIGKTPLLELVRRTAAAVERHCIEAALRLAEGNRTAAAELLGLSRQSLYAKLNRYGFDIGQSAADRAD from the coding sequence ATGACATCGGCGGTCGCCAGCCACCCGGATATCCAGCTCACGCTCGACCGCGATGGCGTGATCCGGCAGGCGACTTTTTCCAGCGCGATCTCCAGTGAAGCCTCCACCCCCTGGATCGGACGGCCCTGGGCCGACACCGTGGGCGGGATCGGTGCCGATACCGTCCGCCGCATGGTCGCCGACGCCCTGAGCAGCGGCGTTTCCGCCTTCAGCCAGGTGACGCAGCGTTTTCCAAGCGGGCTCGAGCTGCCCATCGAGTACACCGCCGTCCGGCTCGGCGAGGCCTCCGGCCTCATGGTCATCGGCAAAAGCCTGCAGGCGGTGGCCGAGCTGCAATCCCGCCTGATCGCCACCCAGCACGCCCGCGAGCAGGACTACTGGAAGCTGCGCGAGATCGAGACGCGCTCCCGCCTGCTGTTCGACGCCAGCAGCGAGGCGGTGATCCTGGTCCGGGCCAGCAACCTGCGCGTGATCGAGGCCAACCCGGCCGCCCTCCGCGAGCTCGGCGTGGCCCCCGGCTGGGAAATCCTGCACGAGATCGCCCCCAAGGATTACGACGCGTTCCAGGCCCTGCTGCTGCGCGTGCGCCAGCACGGCCGCGCCCCGGCCATGCTGGTGCATTTCGGCGCCCGGCAGGAAGCCTGGCTGGTCCGCGTCTCGCTGATGGCCGCCGAACCGGGCCATGTCTTCCTGGTCCAGCTCGCCCCGGCCGGCATTGCCCCGGGCACCGGCCGCGCCGATCCGGCGCCGCTCGACGACCTGATCGACCACCTGCCGGAAGGCTTCGTGGTGGTGGATCCCGAGGGCGTGATCCTGCGTGCCAACCGGGCGTTCCTCGACCTCGCCCAGGTCGCCGCCGAGGGCGCCGTGCTCGGCCAGCCGCTCGAGCACTGGGTCAACCGCCCCGGCGCCACCACCGCCGTGCTGCTCGCCACCCTGCAGCGCCATGGCGTCGCCCGCCTGTTCGCCACCACCGTGCATGGCGAGCTCGGCGGCAGCGTCGATATCGAGATCACCGCCGCGGGCGACAGCGACCGCACCTCCCGCTGCTTCGCCTTGCTGCTGCATGACGTCAGCCGCCGCCACGCGCCCCCCGAGGACGACGACCGGGTCCACTCGGCGCTGAAGCAGATCGCTGACCAGATCGGCAAAACCCCCTTGCTCGAGTTGGTGCGCCGGACTGCCGCCGCCGTCGAGCGCCACTGCATCGAGGCCGCCCTGCGCCTGGCCGAAGGCAATCGCACCGCCGCCGCCGAGTTGCTCGGGCTCAGCCGCCAAAGCCTCTATGCAAAGCTCAACCGGTATGGCTTCGATATTGGGCAGTCGGCCGCCGACCGGGCTGACTGA
- a CDS encoding universal stress protein, with amino-acid sequence MCDVILAVIERPETARQTLDGARRLADLMQSARINVLAPRLPPEATILPTEEVLTAHKAEQIRAREQARIVALRPVFDEWRQTAQDAQVTVDWADIEGPADLLTAEWGRRADIVVLDRPIRREGRSDPPVVQAALFDTDRPVLMMPPGPVAGLGRCVAIAWRDDPRAIRAVLAARRLLAPATEVHVLTGVREGAPPPRLPDILAEHDIAATLHVLPVGPGVFGAELLARAHALGADMLVMGAYAHRPWRELILGGVTRHMLGEADLPVFMRH; translated from the coding sequence ATGTGCGACGTGATCCTCGCGGTGATCGAGCGGCCCGAAACGGCGCGGCAGACGCTCGACGGGGCGCGCCGCCTTGCCGATCTCATGCAGAGTGCCAGGATCAATGTCCTGGCGCCGCGCCTGCCACCCGAGGCGACCATCCTGCCCACCGAGGAAGTGCTCACCGCCCACAAGGCGGAGCAGATCCGCGCCCGCGAGCAGGCGCGCATCGTCGCGCTGCGCCCGGTGTTCGATGAATGGCGGCAGACGGCGCAGGATGCGCAGGTCACGGTCGACTGGGCCGATATCGAGGGACCCGCGGACCTGCTGACCGCCGAATGGGGGCGGCGTGCCGACATCGTCGTGCTCGACCGCCCGATCCGCCGCGAGGGGCGGAGCGATCCGCCGGTGGTGCAGGCCGCGCTGTTCGACACCGACCGGCCCGTGCTCATGATGCCGCCCGGACCGGTTGCCGGCCTCGGGCGCTGCGTGGCCATCGCATGGCGCGACGACCCGCGCGCCATCCGTGCCGTGCTCGCCGCACGGCGCCTGCTCGCGCCCGCCACCGAGGTGCATGTGTTGACCGGGGTGCGCGAAGGCGCCCCGCCGCCGCGCCTGCCGGACATCCTCGCCGAGCACGACATCGCGGCGACCCTGCACGTCCTGCCGGTCGGGCCGGGGGTGTTCGGGGCGGAGTTGCTGGCCAGGGCGCACGCTCTGGGCGCGGACATGCTGGTGATGGGCGCCTATGCGCACCGGCCCTGGCGCGAGCTGATCCTGGGCGGCGTCACGCGCCATATGCTCGGCGAGGCCGACCTGCCGGTGTTCATGCGCCACTGA
- a CDS encoding MgtC/SapB family protein: MDAQAFPTMLTERELLLRLGLACLLGMLLGLDREARGLPAGIRTHGLSALSAASVTLCGLILYAEVRAGGGEADPLRVVQGIAQAIAFIGAGLVFVARGDVHNLTSAANIWLAAAVGIAAGLGLPFLAALTTLFGVFLLVVMRLVEHLIPGSDKAGKE; encoded by the coding sequence ATGGATGCACAGGCTTTTCCGACCATGCTCACGGAACGGGAGCTGCTGTTGCGGCTCGGCCTGGCCTGCCTGCTGGGCATGCTGCTCGGCCTCGATCGGGAAGCGCGCGGGCTGCCGGCGGGCATCCGGACGCATGGCCTGTCCGCGCTCAGCGCCGCTTCGGTCACGCTCTGCGGCCTGATCCTCTATGCCGAGGTCAGGGCCGGCGGTGGCGAGGCCGATCCGTTACGGGTGGTGCAGGGCATCGCGCAGGCGATCGCCTTCATCGGCGCGGGCCTGGTCTTCGTCGCGCGCGGCGACGTGCACAACCTGACCTCGGCCGCGAATATCTGGCTGGCGGCGGCGGTCGGGATCGCCGCCGGGCTCGGCCTGCCATTCCTGGCCGCGTTGACGACGCTGTTCGGGGTCTTCCTGCTGGTCGTCATGCGCCTTGTCGAACACCTGATCCCGGGCAGCGACAAGGCCGGCAAGGAATGA
- a CDS encoding DUF6197 family protein, which produces MSVRERRMPFDAVGFSSEAKVQNPPAPSSRLRALWQAFQRGVRRASDRGDLVASIAMLEEARTLIEDEDRWIQGRYLKNGRRCAMGALQEAGRHYRRGVRRDAVTELLKVARIRGHHSIESMNDNISHREVVVAFDTAIAGIVARRA; this is translated from the coding sequence ATGTCGGTCAGGGAGAGACGAATGCCGTTTGATGCAGTTGGCTTTTCGTCCGAAGCAAAAGTTCAGAATCCACCTGCGCCGTCGAGCCGCCTGCGCGCCCTCTGGCAGGCATTCCAGCGCGGCGTGCGCCGGGCCTCCGATCGCGGCGATCTCGTGGCGAGCATCGCCATGCTTGAGGAAGCCCGCACTCTGATCGAGGACGAGGATCGCTGGATCCAGGGACGCTATCTCAAGAATGGCCGTCGTTGCGCGATGGGCGCGTTGCAGGAAGCGGGTCGTCATTACCGGCGCGGCGTGCGACGCGATGCGGTGACGGAACTGCTGAAGGTGGCGCGGATCCGCGGGCACCATTCCATCGAAAGCATGAACGACAACATCTCTCACCGCGAGGTGGTGGTCGCCTTCGATACCGCCATCGCGGGGATCGTCGCCCGTCGGGCCTGA
- a CDS encoding energy-coupling factor ABC transporter ATP-binding protein gives MVTTPVFTLTGVSYAYRQVPALDDVSLTIMPGQRVALLGANGSGKSTLLRLLAALCFADRGEIRAFGDPLTERRLQDEAANFAFRRRVGLVFQNPDVQLFNPTVFDELAFGPLQLNWEPDRIRAAIDGTLARFGIAHLRDRPPHRLSGGEKKRVALASVMIMDPEVLLLDEPTAALDPESQGLVIRFLMECRGSGRTVITATHDLDSAADIADIGFVLAGGRLAAAAAMPDLLRDGGLLRCSRLADGRRHVSSETMSLRITGEK, from the coding sequence ATGGTGACCACGCCCGTCTTCACCCTCACCGGGGTGTCCTATGCCTACCGGCAGGTGCCGGCCCTGGACGACGTGAGCCTGACCATCATGCCGGGCCAGCGCGTGGCCCTGCTCGGGGCCAACGGCTCGGGGAAGTCCACGCTGCTGCGCCTGCTGGCGGCGCTGTGCTTCGCCGACCGTGGCGAGATCAGGGCTTTCGGTGATCCCCTGACCGAACGACGGCTGCAGGACGAGGCCGCGAACTTCGCCTTCCGCCGCCGGGTGGGGCTGGTGTTCCAGAACCCGGACGTGCAGTTGTTCAATCCCACGGTCTTCGACGAACTGGCCTTCGGTCCGCTGCAGCTCAACTGGGAGCCGGATCGCATCCGCGCGGCGATCGACGGGACGCTCGCGCGCTTCGGCATCGCCCACCTGCGGGATCGCCCGCCGCACCGCCTCTCCGGCGGCGAGAAGAAACGCGTCGCGCTGGCCTCGGTGATGATCATGGATCCCGAGGTGCTGCTGCTCGACGAGCCGACTGCCGCGCTGGATCCGGAAAGCCAGGGCCTGGTCATTCGTTTCCTGATGGAATGCCGCGGCAGCGGACGAACGGTGATCACGGCGACGCACGACCTCGACAGTGCCGCGGACATTGCCGATATCGGCTTCGTGCTGGCCGGGGGCCGGCTGGCCGCCGCCGCCGCCATGCCGGATCTGCTGCGGGATGGTGGATTGCTGCGGTGCAGCAGGTTGGCCGATGGCCGGCGACACGTATCATCTGAGACGATGTCCTTACGTATCACCGGAGAGAAGTGA
- the cbiQ gene encoding cobalt ECF transporter T component CbiQ, giving the protein MIGASTLPGLCRGRRDGPGRLLRSLDRAMDHALEAETLAGGKGFLQGLDPRIKLVGLLALLVTATLLTSLIGLAGLFTLTLALAAGSRIPLGRLARQAWVPVLMFTGCIALPSLVTVPGEAVARLPLLSWDITLPGLRSAAFLVGRATTAATLGLLLILSTPWPHVLKALRCLGVPVVVVAILGMTHRTIFLLLQTATQIFEARRSRTVGPMDRAAQRRMIVAGTGVLLARTFQLATETHLAMVARGYRGEVHLLDDFRARPRDLAALAGALAIPAVVLWLQW; this is encoded by the coding sequence ATGATCGGCGCATCCACCTTGCCGGGCCTCTGCCGCGGGCGGCGGGACGGTCCGGGCCGGCTGCTGCGGAGCCTCGACCGGGCGATGGACCATGCCCTGGAGGCGGAAACCCTCGCCGGCGGCAAGGGCTTTCTGCAGGGGCTCGACCCGCGCATCAAGCTGGTGGGCCTGCTGGCCCTGCTGGTCACCGCGACGCTGCTGACCTCGCTGATCGGCCTTGCCGGCCTGTTCACCCTGACGCTGGCGCTGGCGGCAGGATCGCGGATTCCCCTGGGCCGGCTGGCGCGACAGGCCTGGGTGCCGGTGCTGATGTTCACCGGCTGCATCGCCCTGCCCTCGCTGGTGACCGTGCCGGGCGAGGCGGTGGCACGGCTGCCGCTGCTGTCCTGGGACATCACCCTGCCGGGGCTGCGCAGCGCCGCCTTCCTGGTCGGCCGGGCCACGACCGCCGCCACGCTCGGCCTGCTGCTGATCCTCTCGACCCCCTGGCCGCATGTGCTGAAGGCACTGCGCTGCCTCGGCGTTCCCGTTGTGGTGGTGGCGATCCTGGGCATGACGCACCGCACCATCTTCCTGCTGTTGCAGACGGCGACACAGATCTTCGAGGCCCGGCGCAGCCGCACGGTCGGGCCGATGGACCGGGCCGCGCAGCGCCGGATGATCGTCGCCGGCACCGGCGTGCTGCTGGCGCGGACCTTCCAGCTCGCCACCGAGACGCATCTCGCCATGGTGGCGCGCGGCTATCGCGGCGAGGTGCACCTGCTCGATGATTTCCGCGCCCGGCCGCGCGATCTGGCGGCGCTGGCCGGGGCCCTCGCCATTCCCGCTGTCGTGCTGTGGCTGCAATGGTGA